A section of the Spirosoma pollinicola genome encodes:
- a CDS encoding response regulator, whose translation MKKSKLLLIDDEPHLLRNTADLLELSGYAIQTAQSGREGVQLALTSKPDLILCDITMTGLDGYGVLQIIKSHPDLKSIPFIFLTAKAKRTDLRKGMELGADDYLAKPFGETELLGAIEARLRLAEQRDSLTKPETLQKWLTNEDTTKALALLGANRKVVRYKKKRVIYAAGDEPTRVYLVQEGKIRVFRENDSGKVLTTGLFGPGDLFGYPMLLANLSYEDTATALEDSLVSYISRKDFLSLLYSQTDITHSFLNLMANTIVGQDRQLLGLAYNSLRKRIASGLLQYAHRFQTEPDTAITVKLTRQQMATLSGTATESLIRTLSDFHKEGMIDLQAGKIVITDWDKLEQLRQ comes from the coding sequence ATGAAGAAAAGTAAATTATTACTCATCGACGACGAGCCCCATCTGCTTCGCAACACAGCTGATCTACTCGAATTGTCAGGCTATGCAATTCAAACGGCCCAGTCGGGTAGAGAAGGAGTGCAGCTAGCCCTAACCTCTAAGCCCGATCTGATCCTTTGTGATATTACGATGACGGGATTGGATGGCTATGGTGTCTTACAAATTATCAAGAGCCACCCTGATTTAAAGTCCATTCCGTTTATTTTTCTGACAGCCAAAGCCAAGCGGACCGACCTACGAAAAGGGATGGAACTGGGAGCCGATGATTACCTAGCGAAGCCCTTTGGTGAAACCGAATTATTAGGAGCCATCGAAGCCCGGTTGCGTTTAGCTGAGCAACGGGATTCGCTTACTAAACCAGAAACGCTTCAAAAATGGCTAACCAATGAGGATACTACAAAAGCCCTGGCTTTGCTGGGGGCTAATCGCAAAGTCGTTCGGTATAAAAAGAAACGTGTCATCTATGCCGCAGGCGATGAGCCAACTAGGGTCTATTTAGTTCAGGAAGGAAAAATCCGAGTCTTTCGCGAAAATGATAGTGGGAAAGTACTAACGACGGGTCTTTTTGGTCCTGGCGATTTGTTTGGTTATCCGATGCTACTCGCAAACCTCTCTTACGAAGATACCGCAACGGCTCTGGAAGATTCTCTGGTGAGTTACATTTCCCGAAAAGACTTCCTGAGTCTGCTGTATAGCCAGACCGATATCACACATTCATTTCTGAATCTGATGGCCAATACGATTGTTGGTCAGGATCGGCAATTGCTTGGTCTAGCCTATAATTCGTTACGCAAACGGATTGCCAGTGGCTTACTGCAATACGCTCACCGATTTCAGACCGAACCAGATACGGCTATTACGGTTAAACTCACCCGGCAACAAATGGCAACGCTGTCGGGTACAGCCACCGAATCGCTAATCCGCACGCTGAGCGATTTTCACAAAGAGGGAATGATTGATTTGCAGGCCGGTAAGATCGTCATCACCGATTGGGACAAACTTGAACAGTTAAGGCAATAA
- a CDS encoding PAS domain-containing sensor histidine kinase, protein MPLPQPITSAADLYQHLDPAVLEDIYQHAPVGYHSLDAKGRIMLINDTELSWLGYAREEVIGKLFLHFFPPSQHQLCRERFATFQQTGKLSDARFTFVRKDGSCFPILLNVTAIYADDGQLLLTRSVVLDLSVQYKLETVLFEKKEELKLLNEQLISLNQTKSRFVEVVAHDLQNPITNLRMLAAKLRKAPEPLTPRQYEWVNEIDETAHRMGRLIQQTLDVNRIEQNQNAPHCKLMDVQPLLASLLKQFTYPAERKMIRLRLLNEQHEAYANTDISYLTGILENLVANALKFSPAGKTVWVIVQTKESALQIIVADEGPGIPLTEQPLLFKRFVSLSPKPTADESSAGLGLSIAKDYADQIGATLQYEHRPEAGATFVLRLPLQSQLITQAS, encoded by the coding sequence ATGCCACTTCCTCAGCCTATCACATCTGCCGCTGATCTATACCAGCATTTAGACCCTGCTGTACTAGAAGATATCTATCAACATGCCCCCGTTGGCTATCACTCACTCGATGCGAAAGGGCGAATCATGCTCATCAATGACACGGAACTAAGCTGGCTGGGCTACGCCCGCGAGGAGGTAATTGGTAAGTTATTTCTTCACTTCTTTCCCCCCAGCCAACATCAGTTATGCCGAGAGCGGTTTGCAACCTTTCAGCAAACGGGTAAACTTAGCGATGCCCGATTTACGTTTGTGCGAAAGGATGGCAGTTGTTTCCCCATTTTACTAAATGTCACGGCCATTTATGCAGACGACGGGCAGCTTTTACTAACGCGATCAGTGGTATTGGATTTGTCGGTGCAGTATAAACTGGAGACTGTGCTTTTTGAGAAAAAAGAAGAACTTAAATTGCTGAATGAGCAACTTATCTCACTCAACCAAACTAAAAGTCGATTTGTAGAGGTGGTGGCCCATGATTTGCAAAACCCCATCACCAACCTGAGAATGCTGGCCGCTAAGCTTCGTAAAGCCCCCGAGCCACTGACACCCCGCCAATACGAGTGGGTTAATGAAATCGACGAAACGGCTCACCGGATGGGACGACTCATCCAACAGACGCTGGATGTAAACCGGATCGAGCAGAATCAAAACGCGCCCCACTGTAAGTTGATGGATGTACAGCCTTTACTGGCTTCTTTACTCAAACAATTCACGTACCCGGCTGAGCGGAAGATGATCCGTTTACGGTTACTTAATGAGCAGCACGAAGCCTATGCCAATACGGACATTAGCTATCTTACGGGAATCCTGGAGAATCTGGTCGCCAACGCGCTTAAGTTCTCTCCCGCTGGTAAAACCGTATGGGTCATTGTTCAAACCAAAGAGTCAGCCTTGCAAATCATAGTGGCTGATGAAGGACCAGGTATACCCCTAACGGAACAACCCCTGCTGTTTAAACGGTTTGTCAGCCTTAGTCCCAAGCCAACCGCGGATGAATCATCAGCCGGATTAGGTCTATCGATTGCCAAAGACTATGCCGATCAGATTGGGGCTACACTGCAGTATGAGCACCGACCTGAGGCTGGAGCAACCTTTGTCCTTCGTTTGCCATTACAATCACAATTAATTACCCAGGCGAGCTAG
- a CDS encoding ligand-binding sensor domain-containing protein: protein MSVRVLCLLWVVLGFAQPSEAQSPTSRFTYLTTNQGLSQNNVTCILKDRRGFMWFGTRDGLNKFDGYTYTLYRNDPLNPTSLSHSHVHALLEDKQGRLWVGTDDGGLNLFDARTETFTHYKHTPGRPNSLAHNRVLAIAQDARGFFWVGTGGGGLDRFDSRQKTFTHFTHQPQRPGSLSHNQVKSVYIDQKGVIWVGTLGGGLNKLNPSTASFTHYIHNPADPHSLSQNRVTSCLEDSQGRFWVGTESGLNLLDRLTGHFTPFVQSNSLLSHNDVKALAEDDTHTLWIGTQNGGISLLHPDGTFSFYTYQVDNNRGLNSGSIYCLYRDTIGTMWIGTYSGGVNKLDAISIKFDLYQRTRTNANKLSNNNILAVLEDKQGDLWLGTDGGGINVIPKGQTVFKAYQDTSRFAASMSRNFVITLYEDRDKQIWTGNYKGGLTRFNRVKNTFESKGNLSPLSISAILEARNGILWLGTFEEGLIRYDKATGLVSRYPARPGQAGQLNYHTITALWEDRRGNIWIGTDGGGINVFHLAQHTFTQYMQDNKNPGSLSSNQVNTLFESTSHQLWVGTSGGLNRFDARTQTFTAYRQRDGLTNEVIQGILEDKRGRLWLSTDKGLSSFDPRTRFIRNYDAGDGLQESSFNRGACYKSLSGQLFFGGLSGLNSFYPDSLRDNPVIPPVYLTDFQLFNQSVRVGDGQSVLTKPISDTRDITLSYQQSVLSFGFAALNYTVPEKNQYAYKLEGFDQHWIRSGTQRRATYTNLDPGDYVFRVKGANNDGVWNQTGTFVRLHIIPPVWQTTWFESMVFFVILGSLYALYRLRVRHIQARQIALQNQLNEQTRQATQQKQTELVLQQSLQREKELNQLKSQFVATASHEFRTPLATIQSSVDLVKLYLNLPGAPAQASAYRHLDVIEREIYQFNDLLTDILTIGTIEAGKVTFIACPIDFIALCDRVIATHFSNRSDQRCVEQQLEGVPYSLVVDEKLMSHVLVNLLSNAFKFSLHSPPILRLCFKPDSLLIQVIDAGIGIPANELSTLFQAFSRASNTNGIQGTGLGLVIVRQFIDLHGGQLHVESQEKVGTTFSVTLPHSQENE from the coding sequence ATGTCCGTTCGTGTTCTTTGCCTCCTGTGGGTAGTCCTAGGGTTCGCCCAGCCAAGTGAAGCACAGTCGCCAACCAGTCGATTTACTTACCTGACCACCAACCAGGGACTTTCTCAAAATAATGTCACCTGCATCTTGAAGGACCGAAGGGGCTTCATGTGGTTCGGCACACGCGATGGGCTCAATAAATTTGATGGGTATACCTACACCTTATATCGAAATGATCCCCTGAATCCTACTAGCCTCAGCCATAGCCATGTTCATGCCCTGCTGGAAGATAAACAGGGCCGCTTGTGGGTGGGCACTGATGATGGGGGACTTAATCTATTTGATGCCCGTACGGAAACGTTTACCCATTACAAGCATACCCCTGGTCGACCAAACAGTCTGGCCCATAACCGGGTCTTGGCCATTGCCCAGGATGCCAGGGGCTTTTTTTGGGTAGGCACGGGGGGCGGGGGGCTGGATCGGTTTGATAGCCGACAAAAAACGTTTACCCATTTTACCCATCAGCCCCAACGGCCCGGTAGTCTAAGCCATAATCAGGTAAAGTCAGTCTATATTGATCAAAAAGGCGTCATTTGGGTAGGTACCCTAGGGGGCGGTTTAAACAAACTGAATCCATCGACGGCCTCGTTTACGCATTACATCCATAATCCCGCTGATCCGCACTCTCTCAGCCAAAATCGGGTAACCAGCTGTTTGGAAGATTCGCAGGGCCGCTTCTGGGTGGGCACCGAAAGTGGATTAAACCTGCTTGACCGGCTAACGGGCCATTTCACCCCCTTTGTACAGAGCAATAGTTTGCTGAGTCATAATGATGTGAAAGCCCTGGCTGAAGACGATACCCATACCCTCTGGATCGGCACCCAAAATGGGGGCATCAGTCTGCTACACCCCGATGGAACGTTTTCCTTCTATACCTACCAGGTCGATAATAACCGGGGGCTTAATAGTGGTTCTATCTATTGCCTGTATCGGGACACCATTGGCACCATGTGGATTGGTACCTATTCAGGGGGCGTCAATAAACTCGATGCCATCTCGATAAAATTTGACCTTTACCAGCGCACTCGCACGAATGCCAATAAGCTGAGCAATAACAACATCCTGGCAGTGCTAGAGGATAAACAGGGTGATTTGTGGCTGGGTACCGATGGGGGCGGAATCAACGTAATCCCCAAAGGACAGACAGTTTTTAAGGCTTACCAGGATACCAGCCGGTTTGCCGCTTCGATGAGCCGCAACTTTGTGATTACCCTGTACGAAGACCGGGATAAACAGATCTGGACGGGTAATTATAAAGGAGGGCTCACCCGGTTCAACCGGGTCAAAAATACCTTTGAGTCGAAAGGGAATTTAAGTCCCCTGAGCATTAGTGCCATTCTAGAGGCCCGCAATGGCATTCTGTGGTTGGGCACCTTCGAAGAGGGCTTGATTCGCTACGACAAAGCGACGGGTTTGGTAAGCCGGTACCCCGCCCGGCCCGGGCAAGCGGGTCAACTCAACTACCACACCATCACGGCTCTGTGGGAAGATCGAAGGGGAAACATCTGGATAGGTACCGATGGGGGGGGTATAAATGTGTTCCATCTGGCTCAGCACACCTTTACCCAGTATATGCAGGACAACAAAAATCCTGGCAGTCTGAGCAGTAATCAGGTCAATACGCTGTTTGAAAGCACTTCCCATCAACTCTGGGTAGGTACGAGTGGCGGCTTGAACCGCTTTGATGCCCGTACTCAAACGTTTACCGCGTACCGGCAGCGGGATGGGCTAACAAACGAAGTGATTCAGGGAATTCTGGAAGATAAGCGGGGTCGACTGTGGCTGAGCACCGATAAAGGGCTAAGTTCATTCGATCCGCGCACTCGCTTCATTCGGAACTATGATGCCGGTGATGGCCTGCAGGAAAGCTCCTTTAACCGGGGAGCCTGTTATAAAAGTCTCAGTGGACAACTATTTTTTGGCGGCTTAAGCGGACTTAACAGTTTTTACCCTGACAGCCTGCGGGACAATCCGGTCATTCCACCGGTCTATCTTACCGACTTTCAGTTGTTCAATCAATCAGTTCGGGTAGGCGATGGGCAGTCCGTGCTGACCAAGCCCATCAGCGACACGCGGGACATTACGCTCTCCTATCAGCAATCGGTGCTCTCATTCGGGTTTGCGGCTTTGAATTACACCGTACCGGAAAAGAATCAATATGCGTATAAACTGGAAGGTTTCGATCAGCACTGGATCCGGTCGGGTACTCAGCGCCGGGCTACCTATACCAATCTGGATCCGGGCGACTATGTATTCCGGGTGAAAGGGGCCAATAATGACGGAGTCTGGAATCAAACCGGTACGTTTGTCAGGCTGCATATTATTCCACCGGTTTGGCAAACAACCTGGTTTGAAAGTATGGTGTTTTTTGTTATACTGGGTAGTTTGTACGCCCTGTACCGGTTGCGGGTCAGGCATATCCAGGCGAGGCAAATAGCCTTACAAAACCAGCTGAACGAGCAAACCCGCCAGGCGACCCAGCAAAAACAAACCGAACTTGTTCTCCAGCAATCATTACAACGAGAGAAAGAACTCAATCAACTAAAGTCGCAGTTTGTGGCCACGGCCTCGCACGAGTTCCGAACCCCGCTGGCCACCATCCAGTCCAGTGTCGACCTGGTTAAGCTTTACCTGAACTTGCCCGGGGCCCCTGCGCAGGCCTCTGCCTACCGGCACCTGGATGTCATCGAAAGGGAGATTTATCAGTTCAATGACCTACTAACCGATATCTTAACGATCGGCACGATTGAGGCCGGCAAAGTCACCTTTATCGCCTGCCCGATTGATTTCATAGCCCTTTGCGACCGGGTGATAGCGACTCATTTTAGTAATCGTAGCGATCAGCGTTGTGTTGAACAACAGCTTGAAGGCGTCCCTTATAGTCTTGTGGTGGACGAAAAATTAATGAGCCATGTCCTGGTGAACCTGTTGTCGAATGCCTTTAAGTTTTCCCTCCATTCTCCCCCCATTCTGCGGCTTTGCTTCAAGCCTGACAGCCTACTGATTCAGGTAATCGATGCGGGCATTGGCATCCCCGCCAATGAGTTATCAACCTTGTTTCAGGCTTTTTCCCGGGCTAGTAATACGAATGGGATACAGGGTACGGGTTTAGGGTTAGTCATTGTGCGGCAGTTCATTGACCTCCACGGGGGGCAGCTGCACGTAGAGAGCCAGGAGAAAGTAGGAACAACTTTCAGTGTTACATTGCCCCATTCTCAGGAAAACGAATGA
- a CDS encoding PAS domain-containing protein yields MMDFLSQPPYLMKQIVMASPNGVLILQPVFKIDVGKLDLVLTDVNAIACQELSCPRKQVLGQPFHRYFPLLATQKTIERYWQVISTGKPIQFLLNELDPLSLVATAVSVSVSVIPLFPTLLVMYQLNRS; encoded by the coding sequence ATGATGGACTTTCTTAGCCAGCCGCCCTATTTGATGAAGCAGATTGTCATGGCCTCGCCAAACGGCGTGTTGATTCTTCAGCCTGTCTTTAAGATCGACGTAGGAAAACTAGACCTAGTATTGACTGACGTGAATGCCATAGCCTGTCAGGAACTGAGTTGTCCCCGCAAGCAGGTCTTGGGCCAACCTTTTCACCGCTATTTTCCTTTGCTGGCTACTCAGAAAACAATCGAGCGCTACTGGCAGGTCATTAGCACAGGGAAGCCAATTCAGTTTTTACTGAATGAGCTAGACCCCCTTTCGCTGGTAGCCACTGCCGTTTCGGTATCGGTATCGGTCATTCCCCTGTTTCCTACCCTACTCGTTATGTACCAACTGAACAGGTCTTGA
- a CDS encoding response regulator — MKRTNQIILVDDEPTFIELIKEIIKTTNPACRLKIVLSGSELLTYLEISSRPNLILLDIQMPGLSGFDVLKILKAVDRYKSIPVVMLSVSEQKQDIVKSYDLGANGYIVKPGQYTDLSLTMNLLNQYWFDIASTPDSSWPMPDDTY, encoded by the coding sequence ATGAAACGAACCAATCAAATTATTCTCGTTGATGATGAACCTACTTTTATCGAATTAATAAAGGAAATAATCAAGACCACTAATCCGGCCTGTAGGCTGAAAATAGTACTGAGTGGGTCTGAATTACTGACCTATTTAGAAATCAGTTCACGCCCTAATCTTATCTTGCTCGATATTCAGATGCCGGGTTTGAGTGGATTTGATGTACTGAAAATCCTAAAGGCGGTTGATCGATATAAATCTATTCCGGTAGTAATGTTAAGCGTGTCTGAGCAGAAACAGGATATTGTCAAATCGTATGATCTGGGAGCCAATGGGTATATCGTTAAGCCCGGACAGTATACGGACCTATCCTTGACGATGAATCTGTTAAACCAGTATTGGTTTGATATTGCCAGTACCCCCGATTCGTCCTGGCCTATGCCGGACGATACTTACTAA